In a single window of the Biomphalaria glabrata chromosome 13, xgBioGlab47.1, whole genome shotgun sequence genome:
- the LOC129922575 gene encoding protein PF3D7_1417600-like, whose protein sequence is MELEGDKKRQFIERELAKAEQEKREERDRAEKDKDREERTAERAHQKELKELETKQKELEAKQKESQDKGELAKLEAAKINPNIMTQQTSNKPFISKFHKFNIKEETLENYLVQFEHISSTYNLNNEDMAKHLLANLSGEPLNIISTLTTEQKKDYIAVKTRLLEHFGKSKDYYRKLFKKIKLNKDGDFNRIIFDMKANMLKWLELAKCDIKDPIQILDMILIDNVLSNVTDLVFTFLKEKKVKTETDLITNLNLFKDSHPGHTMDKRELHQLAATVNTANNSNSNDRFKFSNSKTCFNCGKKGHVKSQCRQTSTSNFRYRSYTNYHNPSNYNQNNYNNHSNYSNQYRNYRSNQSASPRERRSPRNNNSYYNNYNTNRQSRRDTYNHQSKYNNYQNRNRNRGNTINNTQREENVAYLQTDMSKVNVFPSYVNSVEIKAMRDTGATTSIVRSNLVKPEQYLEETVMVIYANIQKFDICKTAKVWIESPWITGKIKVVVMDTPAQDLIIGNSHGVKDLTITQLDSWIKNRQRNWYLDQHHISAVQTRSHKNIVPEIELPNTLFNEIGTTRQELIKMQNSDPIIQDLLNKDYNKINLNNHHLLANNLAIRCNRNKDSTRIQIIIPESLQPKILKMAHDDPTAGHFGKKKTYAKISQKFFWPKMKTQIKDYIDSCAECTKQKLILKAPLQKSDKAHCFWDKIAIDIMGPLNTSTKGNKYILGIIDIATRWAEAFPLRDIRAEDICTSLRTIFLKFGFPNRIL, encoded by the coding sequence ATGGAACTAGAAGGTGATAAAAAGAGACAATTTATAGAAAGGGAATTAGCAAAGGCAGAACAAGAAAAAAGGGAGGAAAGAGATAGGGCTGAAAAGGATAAAGATAGGGAAGAAAGAACTGCAGAAAGAGCTCATCAGAAAGAACTAAAAGAACTAGAGACTAAACAAAAAGAGTTAGaggctaaacaaaaagaaagtcagGACAAAGGAGAGTTGGCTAAATTAGAAGCAGCAAAAATCAACCCCAACATTATGACCCAGCAAACCAGTAACAAACCATTTATCTCCAAATTTCATAAATTTAACATTAAGGAGGAAACATTAGAAAATTACCTAGTTCAGTTTGAACATATCTCATCTACTTACAATCTAAACAATGAGGATATGGCAAAACATCTGCTAGCAAATTTATCAGGAGAACCCCTAAACATAATAAGCACACTCACAACTGAACAAAAGAAAGATTACATAGCTGTTAAAACTAGACTCTTGGAACATTTCGGGAAAAGCAAAGACTATTAtagaaaactctttaaaaagATTAAACTAAACAAGGATGGAGACTTCAACAGAATAATTTTTGACATGAAGGCAAATATGCTTAAATGGTTAGAGCTAGCTAAATGTGATATAAAAGATCCTATTCAAATTTTAGACATGATCCTCATTGACAATGTACTATCTAATGTCACAGATTTAGTGTTCACTtttcttaaagaaaagaaagtaaagACAGAAACTGATCTCATTACTAATTtaaacctttttaaagatagccATCCTGGGCACACTATGGACAAAAGAGAGCTACATCAATTGGCCGCCACAGTTAATACAGCTAATAATAGCAATAGTaatgatagatttaaattttctaattcaaaaactTGCTTTAATTGTGGGAAGAAGGGCCATGTTAAAAGCCAATGCAGACAAACTAGCACTAGCAACTTCAGATATAGAAGTTACACCAATTACCACAACCCTAGCAActacaatcaaaataattacaacAATCATAGTAACTATAGCAACCAATATAGAAACTACAGATCCAACCAGAGTGCAAGCCCCAGAGAAAGAAGGAGCCCTAGGAATAACAACTCCTATTACAAtaactataatactaatagacaATCAAGGAGGGACACATACAACCATCAGTCCAAATACAACAACTATCAAAACAGGAATAGAAATAGAGGCAATACCATTAACAATACACAAAGAGAAGAGAATGTAGCCTACTTACAAACAGACATGTCTAAGGTAAATGTTTTTCCCTCATATGTAAACTCAGTAGAAATTAAAGCAATGAGAGATACTGGTGCAACAACATCAATAGTAAGATCCAATCTAGTCAAACCAGAACAATATTTAGAAGAAACTGTTATGGTCATTTATGCCAACATACAAAAATTTGATATATGTAAAACCGCCAAGGTCTGGATTGAATCTCCCTGGATCACAGGCAAGATAAAAGTAGTAGTAATGGATACACCCGCCCAAGACCTCATAATAGGGAACTCACATGGTGTCAAAGACTTAACAATAACTCAGCTAGATTCATGGATAAAAAACAGACAAAGAAATTGGTATCTAGACCAACATCATATATCAGCTGTTCAAACTAGATCACACAAAAATATAGTGCCAGAAATTGAATTACCAAATACTTTGTTCAATGAAATAGGAACCACCAGACAAGAATTAATCAAAATGCAAAACAGTGACCCTATAATACAAGATTTGTTAAATAAAgactataacaaaataaatttaaacaaccATCATCTTTTAGCCAACAACCTAGccattagatgtaacagaaaCAAAGATAGCACAAGAATTCAAATTATAATTCCAGAAAGTCTACAACCCAAAATATTGAAAATGGCCCATGATGACCCAACAGCAGGCCACTttggaaaaaagaaaacatatgcTAAAATCTCACAAAAATTCTTTTGGCCTAAGATGAAGACTCAAATTAAAGACTATATAGATTCCTGTGCAGAATGTACTAAACAAAAACTCATACTCAAGGCACCTCTACAAAAATCAGATAAAGCCCATTGTTTCTGGGACAAGATAGCCATTGATATTATGGGCCCATTAAATACAAGtaccaagggaaataaatatatattagggATCATAGACATAGCAACCAGGTGGGCAGAAgcttttcctcttagggataTTAGGGCAGAAGATATATGCACCTCACTAAGAACAATATTCCTAAAGTTCGGATTCCCAAACAGAATCTTATAA